A DNA window from Fragaria vesca subsp. vesca linkage group LG3, FraVesHawaii_1.0, whole genome shotgun sequence contains the following coding sequences:
- the LOC101304948 gene encoding protein Iojap, chloroplastic-like, giving the protein MAVPVTLSFPAAVFGNRFSEDLRKLGRLQPQSRHPKLLPCNCFWRLPRSKSTSRELLKLSLAQGKEAEDSFIPNVSEDTDDMFDDLFDRYGKVVYSRKDKKPPSEELDDDAESLSFAVELAKVANEVKAGDIKVLFVKPLVYWTRFFIIVTAFSRPQINAIGTKMRDLAEKKYGKVPTGDAKPNSWTLLDFGDVVIHIFLPPQRDFYNLEEFYGNATPVELPFENQPPMRG; this is encoded by the exons ATGGCGGTACCCGTCACTCTGTCTTTCCCGGCCGCTGTCTTCGGGAATCGATTCTCCGAAGACTTACGGAAGCTGGGTCGTCTTCAACCTCAAAGTAGACACCCAAAGCTTTTGCCTTGCAACTGTTTCTGGCGACTACCCAGAAGTAAAAGCACGTCGAGGGAGTTGCTCAAGTTGAGTTTGGCTCAGGGGAAAGAAGCTGAAGATAGTTTCATTCCG AATGTGAGTGAAGATACAGACGATATGTTTGATGACTTGTTTGATAGATATGGAAAGGTGGTATACAGTAGAAAGGACAAGAAGCCTCCTAGTGAAGAGCTTGATGACGATGCTGAGAGCTTATCAT TTGCTGTAGAATTGGCTAAAGTTGCAAATGAGGTAAAGGCCGGAGATATAAAGGTTCTTTTTGTGAAGCCTCTTGTATACTGGACTCGGTTTTTTATTATCGTCACAGCATTTTCTCGTCCACAAATTAATGCAATTGG GACCAAGATGAGAGATCTGGCAGAGAAAAAGTATGGAAAAGTTCCAACTGGAGACGCTAAACCCAACTCATGGACCCTGTTGGACTTTG GTGATGTCGTAATCCATATATTTCTTCCGCCACAGCGAGATTTCTACAACTTGGAAGAATTCTATGGTAACGCTACACCCGTTGAACTACCTTTCGAAAACCAGCCACCAATGCGAGGCTAA
- the LOC101301470 gene encoding uncharacterized protein LOC101301470 produces the protein MAKKPIRGRRSPPSGSGSGSSSLSRSFSGSSSRSSSRSRSRSSASSSSRSGSSRSPSPRSSKRSPGARRGRSPPPAKRASPPPRKASPAHESLVLHIDKLTRNVNEGHLKEIFGNYGEVVNVELAMDRSVNLPKGFGYVEFKMRADAEKALLHMDGGQIDGNVVQAKFTLSQRQKSPPPKAVVTAPKRDAVKADGINADKDGPKRLREASPRRRPPSPPRRSPVVRRGGSPRRRLDSPPPRRRPGSPYRRVDTSPRRRPISPSRGRSGSPPPRRRSPARVSPRRMRGSPPARRRGSPPRRRSPPRRARSPPRRSPIIRRRTRSPIRRPARSRSRSISPRRGRGPATRRGRSSSSSSSGSPGPRKVGRRIPSRSPRRPARGRSSSNSSRSSSPPPRKT, from the exons ATGGCGAAGAAGCCAATCCGCGGCCGTCGCTCGCCGCCTTCCGGCTCCGGCTCCGGTTCATCCTCGCTCTCCCGCTCATTCTCGGGCTCTTCCTCCCGCTCCTCCTCGCGCTCCCGATCTCGCTCCTCCGCCTCCTCCTCTTCCCGGAGCGGCAGCTCTCGTAGTCCTAGCCCCCGCTCCTCCAAAAGAAG TCCTGGCGCTCGACGAGGTCGATCTCCTCCACCAGCTAAAAGGGCATCTCCACCTCCAAG GAAAGCTTCTCCGGCTCATGAGTCACTTGTTCTTCACATTGATAAGCTTACAAGGAATGTGAATGAAGGCCATTTAAAAGAAATTTTCG GAAACTATGGTGAAGTTGTAAACGTTGAGCTGGCAATGGATCGCAGC GTTAATCTTCCAAAAGGATTTGGATACGTGGAGTTCAAGATGAGAGCAGATGCTGAAAAAGCGCTATTACACATGGATGGT GGTCAAATTGATGGTAATGTAGTTCAAGCAAAGTTTACATTATCTCAGCGTCAGAAGTCGCCACCACCTAAGGCTGTTGTGACTGCTCCAAAGAGAGATGCTGTGAAAGCTGATGGTATTAATGCTGATAAGGATGGACCAAAGCGTTTGAGGGAAG CTTCTCCTCGTCGAAGACCACCTTCACCACCAAGGAGATCTCCAGTAGTTCGTCGAGGTGGATCTCCAAGAAGACGGCTAGATTCTCCACCACCGCGTCGTAGACCAGGTTCCCCTTACCGTCGCGTTGATACATCTCCAAGAAGGAGACCTATTTCTCCATCCCGAGGCCGTTCTGGGTCTCCGCCACCAAGGCGTCGATCCCCAGCTAG GGTTTCTCCAAGAAGGATGCGTGGCAGCCCCCCTGCTCGCAGACGTGGCTCTCCTCCTAGGCGCCG TTCACCTCCTCGACGGGCTCGTAGTCCTCCCAGAAGGTCTCCAATCATTCGTAGGCGTACCCGTTCTCCTATTCGTAGGCCTGCTCGGTCACGTTCAAGATCAATTTCACCTCGGAG AGGCAGAGGTCCTGCAACGAGACGTGGGAGGTCATCATCATCATCATCCTCTGGATCACCTGGTCCACGCAAG GTAGGCCGGAGGATACCATCTCGTAGTCCAAGAAG GCCTGCAAGGGGAAGAAGCAGTAGCAACAGCAGCAGAAGCAGTTCACCGCCTCCTCGTAAGACATAG